Part of the Leptospira yasudae genome is shown below.
GTTCCGAAATTCTAAGTCCGATCTTGAACGTGATTCCTTTACAGTTGCTCGCATATTATTCCGCGATTTCGAGAGGTTGTCCGCCGGATCAACCGAGAAACCTCGCCAAGTCCGTAACCGTAGAGTAGGCCATGTCGAAGATCCAGAGAATTCTCATCGACGAAAGAGAGGTTCCGGCTGGCTTACGATCTCTCACGAGAATTCGCTCCTTTTCCGAGATTCGAAGCGGAATTCTCAATTCTCTTCAAAGAACGCGGGAACTTCATCCCGACGCGAAGATCTTCTACGCACATTCGAACGCGGCGTTTCAACAGGCTTTTTTAGAAAGAAATCCCAAGCTTCTTCCGTACGACGACAAGGATGTGGATCTGGTTTTATCGCCTGAATCTTGTATGCCTTGGAATTTGATCGACGGTATTGCAAAGAACATCGAAGCCGACATAGAACTCAGTCGAGACGTTCAAAAATGGATTCGTAAACTCAAAGTAAAAGCGAACCACTTTCACGTGGTCGGAAAATCCAAACACCTTCACGTTCATCCTTCCGCGACCGTTTATCCGGGAGTCGTTTTCGATACGACCAACGGACCGATCGTCGTCGACAAAGACGTGAAGATCACTTCGTTCACGTTTATCGAAGGCCCCGTTTATATCGGACCGAATTCCCATATCGACAATGCGAGAATCACCGGAGCGACGAGCATCGGAGCGACTTGCAGAATCGGCGGAGAAGTCGGAACCTGTTTGATCGGTGATTATACGAACAAGCACCACGAAGGATTCTTAGGACATTCCATTCTCGGAAGTTGGGTGAATATAGGCGCGCTTGCGACCACATCCGATTTAAAAAACAACTATGGGGTTGTGAAAATCCGGGAAGAGCACGACGAATGCATCACAGGTTCCATCAAATTCGGCTCGGTCGTTGCGGACTATTGTAAGATCGCGATCGGTGTGATGTTGAATACGGGAACCGTTGTGGACTTCGGATCGAACGTGGTATCATCCAGAATCGGCGGATACGTTTCTCCGTTTACTTGGGCGGAATCGGGACAACCGTATATTCTCGATCTCTTTCTAAGGGACGCGCGGAAAATTATGGCGAGAAGAAACAGAGAACTCACGTTATCCGAAACCGAACTGATCCGCATCCTATACGAATCAAAAGTAAAAAAATAAAAATCCGGAGGGTTTTATGGAAATCATAGAATCCAAAATACGTACGTCCTCATCGGAGTATAAAGAGAATTTTGAAGATCTAAAACAAAAGGTGGAATCCTTACGCGGCTTAATTCGAAAGATCGAAATGGGCGGCGGAGCGAAAGCGATCGAACGTCATAAGGGAAGAGGCAAGTTCACCGCAAGGGAAAGAATCGCTTCTCTCATCGATCCCGGAACTTCTTTCCTGGAATTTTCTCCTTTGGCGGCGGAAGGAGTTTATCCGGACTCCGTTCCTTCGGCGGGAATTCTTACAGGAATCGGAAGAATCTGCGGAGTCGATTGTGTGATCGTTGCAAACGACGCGACCGTAAAAGGCGGAACGTATTATCCTCTTACCGTAAAAAAACATATCCGCGCGCAAGAGATCGCGCTTCAGAATTTTCTTCCCTGCATTTATCTTGTGGATTCCGGCGGTGCCTTTCTTCCGATGCAGGACGAAGTCTTTCCCGATAAGGATCATTTCGGAAAAATCTTTTATAACCAAGCGAATCTTTCCGCACTCAAAATCCCTCAGATCTCCGTCGTGATGGGAAGCTGCACCGCGGGCGGCGCTTATATTCCCGCGATGTCCGACGAATCCGTGATCGTAAAAGGAAACGGAACGATCTTTTTAGGCGGACCTCCTCTCGTAAAAGCGGCAACGGGAGAAATCGTAACGCCCGAGGAACTGGGCGGCGCCTTGGTTCACAGTACGATTTCCGGGGTGACCGATCATTACGCGGAAGACGATGCGCACGCGATCGAGATTACGAGAAACATCGTATCCACGTTGCATCACGCTGGGAATTCTTCGCTGAAAGGATCGATCAGTTGGGAAGAACCCTTGTATCCGTCCGAGGAAATCTACGGAATCATTCAGAAGGATATTCGTAAGTCCTACGACGTTCGTGAAATCATCGCGAGGGTCGTGGACGGATCGCGTTTTCAAGAATTCAAAAAATATTATGGAACCACTCTCGTAACAGGCTTCGCGAAAATTTACGGAAAGATGGTAGGAATCATCGCGAACAACGGCGTATTGTTTTCGGAAAGTGCGCTGAAAGCTTCTCACTTTATCGAGCTTTGCAATCAAAGAGGAATTCCCCTTTTGTTTCTGCAGAATATCACCGGTTTTATGGTCGGTAAAAAATATGAAAACTCCGGGATCGCAAAAGACGGAGCGAAGATGGTGAACGCGGTTTCGACTTCCATCGTGCCGAAGTATTCCGTTGTGATCGGTGGTTCTTACGGAGCGGGGAATTACGGAATGTGCGGCCGCGCTTTCAATCCGCGCTTTCTATGGATGTGGCCGAACTCCCGCATTTCGGTAATGGGAGGGGAGCAGGCGGCTAACGTACTATTGACGGTTAAGATGGAACAGCTCGAAAAAGAAGGTAAAAAACTTTCCGACGAAGAGCAGTTTGCGTTCCGTAAACCGATTTTGGATGATTATGAAAGCAGATCTTCCTGCATCTATTCTTCCGCTCGTCTTTGGGACGATGGAGTGATCGATCCAGCTCGAACAAGGGATATACTGGGTATTGCGCTGTACGCCGATCATTCTAAAAAGCCGGAATATCCTCGATATGGAATTTTTAGAATGTAGAAAAAATTGCTTTCAAATTATAGTTCGACTGGTTTCTCTATGGAAAGTATTTCGTAGAGAAACATGTCTGCAAAAAGTTATTTCCCTTTCTTTTTTCTGTTCTTATTTCTCCCGACCTTTCTTTCGGGAGAATCCATCATTCTTAAAGACGGAACCGTAATTAAAGGAAGGGTTTCCGCTCAGAACGCATATAACGTTACCGTTAAGACCGAAGACGGCAAAAGCCAAGATATTTCCAAAGTCCGCATTCTCAAGATCGTTTATAAAGACGTGACGAACGAAGAAGCGCTTCGCATTAAAAAGGAAGAAGAAGCGAAGTTAGCCGAGAAAGAACAAAAAAAGAAAGAGCAGGACGATAAGAAAAAGGCCGAAGAAGAGTCGGCTCAAAAGGTTAAGGAAGAAAAACAAAAGCAGGAAATGCTCGACAAACAGGCAAAAGACGCCGACGCGAAAAAGAAGGAAGAAGAGCGATTGGCTCGGGTTCAACAAAAGGGTTTGAGTCCTTGGAGCGTCGCTTGGAGATCGGCGGTTCTTCCCGGTTGGGGGCAGTGGACCGACGAAAGAAAAACTCCGGCGATCGTCTATTCCGCTCTGTTCGTAAGTTCCCTGTATCTCGTGTATCGCGAGAATCAAATTTATAAAAACTCGGTGCGGGATTTGAATCACATGAACAACCCGTACGAAACGTTGATTCCAGTTCCCTCATTTTCCGATCCGGCCGCTCTTTATCTTTACAGTAAACCGTTCGAGGATCAGCGGGATAAGGTAAATCAGAACTATCGCAATTTGCAGTTGTCCATGATTTTTGCCGTTCTTGTTTATGCGGCCAATATCTTTGACGCGTATTACTTTCATCCTCGTTTCGCAAAATCCGCTGCTTCTCATTTGATCTTGGATTATAATCCCATGGCAAGATTGGATTCTAATTTTCCCTCAAATTCTTCCTCTTCTATAGAAAGCTTCTGGAAACTTGGTTTCCGTTTCCATTTAGAATAACAGCAGTTTTCCAATTTTATTAGCATCTTCTGTAGAGAAAGGGCAGAAAGTGAAAATTTGCACTTTTTTTGAGCAGATTGAGGTACTTTATAAACTGTGCATTTTGCTGGTTTCGTAATTCCGACTATCGTTGAACGGAAAATTCCCGTATTTCCCAATAAATTGTAGGATCTCCTTCATTTTCGGCCTATTCTGCTTCGTTCAGAGAATTCTTAAATAATTCTCCATCTGGTACCAATCTTGCATCAAAGTAGGCAAATTGATTTGGGATGAGAATGATTATGAATTGGACCAAGAGACTACTCTTATTGCTCACTCTGCTTCTTCCATTTGTTTTATTTGGACAAGAAGCGACTGCTCCTGCGGCGGCTCCCGCTCCCGTTGCGGATAAAGGAGACACGGCTTGGATGATCGTTGCCTCGGCACTCGTGTTTTTTATGATTCCCGGACTCGCTCTTTTCTATGGCGGTCTTGTAAGATCTAAAAACGTTCTTTCGACTATGATGCACAGCTTCGTAGCGATTTTGGTTCTGACTCTTCAGTGGACCATCTTTGGATACAGCTTCGCATTTTCGGGAACCAACCCTTATTTCGGTAATTTCGATCTCGCTTTTCTCAACGGAATCGACGAGAATACTCTGGAATTGACGATTCCAAAATACGTTCACTTCCTTTTTCAAGGAATGTTCGCGCTCATTACTCCGGCTCTGATTTCCGGAGCGATCGCGGAAAGAGTGAAACTCGGCGGATATGTCGTTTTTATTCTTCTTTGGTCCACGCTGGTTTATGATCCGGTCGCACACTGGGTTTGGGCAGCTGACGGTTGGTTGTTTAAAATGAGCGCTCTTGACTTTGCCGGTGGAACCGTTGTTCACTTGCTTTCAGGGATTGCCGGTCTTGCGGCTGCAATCGTTCTTGGAAAGAGAAAGGGAGAAGGTCCTGCTTTGATCGCTCCGAACAATCTTACTTATACTTTGATCGGCGCCGGTTTACTCTGGTTCGGTTGGTTCGGTTTTAACGCGGGTTCCGGTCTTGCCGTAAACGGAATTGCTGCGAGAGCATTCTTAGTCACATTGATCGCTCCTGCTGCGGCCGGTGTTGCTTGGCTCGTGATCGAATACGTTCACACTAAAAAAGCGACCGCCCTTGGTGCAGCTTCCGGTATCGTTGCCGGTCTGGTTGTGATCACTCCTGCTTCCGGTTTTGTCGGAGTTCAAGGCGCGATCATCATGGGACTTCTTGTTAGCCCTGTTTGTTACGGTGCGATTCTTCTTAAAGGAAAACTCGGATACGATGACAGCTTGGATGCTTTCGGAATTCACGGCGTAGGTGGTGCGTTAGGCGCTATTCTTACGGGTGTGTTCACACTTTCTCTCGGTGCGGGCGTTGCGAGCAAAGGAGATCAGATTTTGGTTCAGGTAATCAGCGTTGTTGCGACTGGGGCTTATTCCTTTATCGTTTCCGTTATTCTCGTATTCCTGATCGACAAGACGATCGGATTCCGCATCTCCGAGGAGAAAGAAATCGCCGGTCTGGATTCCGAGATCCACGGTGAAAAAGGTTATATCCTTTAATTTACGTTACTGAAGAATTTTAATAAGGAGATTATATGAAATTAATCGTTGCTATCATTCAACCTCATAAATTGGAAGAGGTTAAGGCAGAATTGACCAAGAACGAAATTTACAGACTTACCGTAAGCGACGTTCAAGGTTACGGACAACAAAAAGGAAAGACCGAAGTGTTCCGCGGTCACGAATATCAAGTGAACCTTTTGAGAAAGGTTCGTCTTGAAATCGCCGTAAACGACGAGTTCGTAAAACCTACCGTTGACGCGATTCTGAAAGCGGCAAAAACCGGAGACGGAAAAATCGGAGACGGAAAGATCTTCATCACTCCTCTCGAAGATGTGATTCGAATCAGAACGGGAGAAAGAGGAAGTTCTGCGATCTAAAACGCGACCCATAGGGAGCGTTTTGCTGAGTTAACGCGACCCTGCCTCTATCTCTGTCGAACGACCAGTATGAAGTGAGACGCTGAGTTAACGCGACGCGCGTCACGACTTCTCGACCGCGACCTTAGAAGCGAGACGCCGAGTCAATAGAGCGTTTTGCTGAGTTCTCGGCGATCGAGCAAAAAACGGGTTCGGATAAAACCGAACTCGTTCGAATCTTAAAAAAAAGCCGGGTGGTAATTGCCTCCGGCTTTTTTATTGGCGGTTCCTTGCGATCGTAGTTCCACCTTTTTCGAATCGATACCGGATTCGTTCAAGCGAATCGATTCTTCCTCAATTACACTGAATCGATGAATCGTAAACGATACGCGTACTTACTCATTCTAATTCTTTCCTTCACCATTTTCTGGAACGCATTCTCCTTTCCCGATGCACATTTTCAAAAACAAATCGGCGAAAGCGTAGAATTCCCATACAACCAAGAAGTCGAGTCGGTCAAGGATCCGAACGATTTATCGAGCAGGGGATTTTTGCACTTATTCCCGAACGTGCCCGCACAAGACGAAATCCTTTTACAGGAAGAATTGGGTCGTGCTTTCGTTTCTTCGATCGACGGTTACATCTGGATTT
Proteins encoded:
- a CDS encoding ammonium transporter, which translates into the protein MNWTKRLLLLLTLLLPFVLFGQEATAPAAAPAPVADKGDTAWMIVASALVFFMIPGLALFYGGLVRSKNVLSTMMHSFVAILVLTLQWTIFGYSFAFSGTNPYFGNFDLAFLNGIDENTLELTIPKYVHFLFQGMFALITPALISGAIAERVKLGGYVVFILLWSTLVYDPVAHWVWAADGWLFKMSALDFAGGTVVHLLSGIAGLAAAIVLGKRKGEGPALIAPNNLTYTLIGAGLLWFGWFGFNAGSGLAVNGIAARAFLVTLIAPAAAGVAWLVIEYVHTKKATALGAASGIVAGLVVITPASGFVGVQGAIIMGLLVSPVCYGAILLKGKLGYDDSLDAFGIHGVGGALGAILTGVFTLSLGAGVASKGDQILVQVISVVATGAYSFIVSVILVFLIDKTIGFRISEEKEIAGLDSEIHGEKGYIL
- a CDS encoding P-II family nitrogen regulator; its protein translation is MKLIVAIIQPHKLEEVKAELTKNEIYRLTVSDVQGYGQQKGKTEVFRGHEYQVNLLRKVRLEIAVNDEFVKPTVDAILKAAKTGDGKIGDGKIFITPLEDVIRIRTGERGSSAI
- a CDS encoding LA_0442/LA_0875 N-terminal domain-containing protein, with translation MSAKSYFPFFFLFLFLPTFLSGESIILKDGTVIKGRVSAQNAYNVTVKTEDGKSQDISKVRILKIVYKDVTNEEALRIKKEEEAKLAEKEQKKKEQDDKKKAEEESAQKVKEEKQKQEMLDKQAKDADAKKKEEERLARVQQKGLSPWSVAWRSAVLPGWGQWTDERKTPAIVYSALFVSSLYLVYRENQIYKNSVRDLNHMNNPYETLIPVPSFSDPAALYLYSKPFEDQRDKVNQNYRNLQLSMIFAVLVYAANIFDAYYFHPRFAKSAASHLILDYNPMARLDSNFPSNSSSSIESFWKLGFRFHLE
- a CDS encoding GlmU family protein, which translates into the protein MSKIQRILIDEREVPAGLRSLTRIRSFSEIRSGILNSLQRTRELHPDAKIFYAHSNAAFQQAFLERNPKLLPYDDKDVDLVLSPESCMPWNLIDGIAKNIEADIELSRDVQKWIRKLKVKANHFHVVGKSKHLHVHPSATVYPGVVFDTTNGPIVVDKDVKITSFTFIEGPVYIGPNSHIDNARITGATSIGATCRIGGEVGTCLIGDYTNKHHEGFLGHSILGSWVNIGALATTSDLKNNYGVVKIREEHDECITGSIKFGSVVADYCKIAIGVMLNTGTVVDFGSNVVSSRIGGYVSPFTWAESGQPYILDLFLRDARKIMARRNRELTLSETELIRILYESKVKK
- a CDS encoding carboxyl transferase domain-containing protein, with the protein product MEIIESKIRTSSSEYKENFEDLKQKVESLRGLIRKIEMGGGAKAIERHKGRGKFTARERIASLIDPGTSFLEFSPLAAEGVYPDSVPSAGILTGIGRICGVDCVIVANDATVKGGTYYPLTVKKHIRAQEIALQNFLPCIYLVDSGGAFLPMQDEVFPDKDHFGKIFYNQANLSALKIPQISVVMGSCTAGGAYIPAMSDESVIVKGNGTIFLGGPPLVKAATGEIVTPEELGGALVHSTISGVTDHYAEDDAHAIEITRNIVSTLHHAGNSSLKGSISWEEPLYPSEEIYGIIQKDIRKSYDVREIIARVVDGSRFQEFKKYYGTTLVTGFAKIYGKMVGIIANNGVLFSESALKASHFIELCNQRGIPLLFLQNITGFMVGKKYENSGIAKDGAKMVNAVSTSIVPKYSVVIGGSYGAGNYGMCGRAFNPRFLWMWPNSRISVMGGEQAANVLLTVKMEQLEKEGKKLSDEEQFAFRKPILDDYESRSSCIYSSARLWDDGVIDPARTRDILGIALYADHSKKPEYPRYGIFRM